A genomic window from Cherax quadricarinatus isolate ZL_2023a chromosome 51, ASM3850222v1, whole genome shotgun sequence includes:
- the up gene encoding troponin T isoform X6 produces the protein MSELDEQLAEYIAEWRKQRAKEEDELKKLKEKQAKRKILRAEEEKKLTEQKRAEEDRKMREETERKQREQEEKRKRLEEVEKKRQSMMKGSSEDGVKKFGSKGGDKLSNIQAAKGELGKTREQLAEEKKIALSIRVKPLNVDGIGASSLRGKADEMWNLIVKLETEKYDMEERMKRQDYDLKELRERQKQQLRHKALKRGLDPEALTGKHPPKIQTASKFERRTDRRTYDDKKQLFEGGWDVVHKEALQKLWESKYEEFMGRHKTKLPKWFGERPGKKAGEPETPAEEEEELEPPPPPEPEVEEEEEEEEEEEEEEEEEEEE, from the exons ATGTCCGAGCTGGATGAGCAACTGGCAGAGTACATCGCTGAGTGGCGGAAACAACGCGCAAAGGAAGAAGATGAGCTCAAGAAACTTAAAGAGAAGCAAGCAAAGAGGAAG ATCCTCCGGGCTGAAGAAGAGAAGAAGCTGACAGAACAAAAGAGGGCCGAGGAGGACCGTAAGATGCGTGAAGAAACAGAGAGGAAGCAACGCGAGCAGGAGGAAAAAAGGAAACGTCTTGAAGAGGTCGAAAAGAAGAGGCAGTCCATGATGAAGGGTTCTAGCG agGATGGTGTCAAGAAGTTTGGCTCCAAGGGAGGTGATAAG CTTTCAAACATCCAGGCGGCCAAGGGCGAGCTGGGCAAGACCCGCGAGCAGCTGGCCGAGGAGAAGAAAATTGCTCTCTCCATTCGCGTAAAACCCCTCAACGTTGATGGTATCGGAGCTAGCAGCCTCCGCGGCAAGGCTGACGAAATGTGGAACCTCATCGTCAAACTTGAGACAGAGAAGTACGACATGGAGGAGAGGATGAAGAGACAGGACTACGAC CTCAAGGAACTCAGAGAGAGACAGAAGCAACAACTCAGGCATAAAGCCTTAAAAAGAGGCCTTGATCCCGA GGCGCTCACTGGCAAACATCCG CCCAAGATCCAGACCGCCTCCAAATTCGAGAGGCGCACAGACAGGAGAACCTACGATGACAAAAAGCAACTGTTTGAAGGC GGATGGGATGTTGTACACAAAGAGGCTCTTCAGAAACTTTGGGAGAGCAAGTACGAGGAATTTATGGGCAGGCATAAGA CTAAGCTGCCAAAATGGTTCGGTGAGCGaccaggcaagaaggctggcgaaCCCGAGACCCCAGCCGAGGAAGAAGAGGAGCTGGAGCCCCCTCCACCCCCAGAGCCTGAAgttgaagaggaagaagaggaagaggaagaggaggaggaggaggaggaggaagaggaagaagagtga
- the up gene encoding troponin T isoform X5, which translates to MSELDEQLAEYIAEWRKQRAKEEDELKKLKEKQAKRKILRAEEEKKLTEQKRAEEDRKMREETERKQREQEEKRKRLEEVEKKRQSMMKGSSEDGVKKFGSKGGDKLSNIQAAKGELGKTREQLAEEKKIALSIRVKPLNVDGIGASSLRGKADEMWNLIVKLETEKYDMEERMKRQDYDLKELKERQKQQLRHKAQKRGLDPEALTGKHPPKIQTASKFERRTDRRTYDDKKQLFEGGWDVVHKEALQKLWESKYEEFMGRHKTKLPKWFGERPGKKAGEPETPAEEEEELEPPPPPEPEVEEEEEEEEEEEEEEEEEEEE; encoded by the exons ATGTCCGAGCTGGATGAGCAACTGGCAGAGTACATCGCTGAGTGGCGGAAACAACGCGCAAAGGAAGAAGATGAGCTCAAGAAACTTAAAGAGAAGCAAGCAAAGAGGAAG ATCCTCCGGGCTGAAGAAGAGAAGAAGCTGACAGAACAAAAGAGGGCCGAGGAGGACCGTAAGATGCGTGAAGAAACAGAGAGGAAGCAACGCGAGCAGGAGGAAAAAAGGAAACGTCTTGAAGAGGTCGAAAAGAAGAGGCAGTCCATGATGAAGGGTTCTAGCG agGATGGTGTCAAGAAGTTTGGCTCCAAGGGAGGTGATAAG CTTTCAAACATCCAGGCGGCCAAGGGCGAGCTGGGCAAGACCCGCGAGCAGCTGGCCGAGGAGAAGAAAATTGCTCTCTCCATTCGCGTAAAACCCCTCAACGTTGATGGTATCGGAGCTAGCAGCCTCCGCGGCAAGGCTGACGAAATGTGGAACCTCATCGTCAAACTTGAGACAGAGAAGTACGACATGGAGGAGAGGATGAAGAGACAGGACTACGAC TTGAAGGAGTTGAAAGAACGCCAGAAGCAACAGTTGAGGCATAAGGCTCAAAAGCGGGGCTTGGACCCAGA GGCGCTCACTGGCAAACATCCG CCCAAGATCCAGACCGCCTCCAAATTCGAGAGGCGCACAGACAGGAGAACCTACGATGACAAAAAGCAACTGTTTGAAGGC GGATGGGATGTTGTACACAAAGAGGCTCTTCAGAAACTTTGGGAGAGCAAGTACGAGGAATTTATGGGCAGGCATAAGA CTAAGCTGCCAAAATGGTTCGGTGAGCGaccaggcaagaaggctggcgaaCCCGAGACCCCAGCCGAGGAAGAAGAGGAGCTGGAGCCCCCTCCACCCCCAGAGCCTGAAgttgaagaggaagaagaggaagaggaagaggaggaggaggaggaggaggaagaggaagaagagtga
- the up gene encoding troponin T, skeletal muscle isoform X7, which yields MSELDEQLAEYIAEWRKQRAKEEDELKKLKEKQAKRKILRAEEEKKLTEQKRAEEDRKMREETERKQREQEEKRKRLEEVEKKRQSMMKGSSEDGVKKFGSKGGDKLSNIQAAKGELGKTREQLAEEKKIALSIRVKPLNVDGIGASSLRGKADEMWNLIVKLETEKYDMEERMKRQDYDLKELRERQKQQLRHKALKRGLDPEALTGKHPPKIQTASKFERRTDRRTYDDKKQLFEGGIIEMTKEERERKWAELRTQFDARAKAKLPKWFGERPGKKAGEPETPAEEEEELEPPPPPEPEVEEEEEEEEEEEEEEEEEEEE from the exons ATGTCCGAGCTGGATGAGCAACTGGCAGAGTACATCGCTGAGTGGCGGAAACAACGCGCAAAGGAAGAAGATGAGCTCAAGAAACTTAAAGAGAAGCAAGCAAAGAGGAAG ATCCTCCGGGCTGAAGAAGAGAAGAAGCTGACAGAACAAAAGAGGGCCGAGGAGGACCGTAAGATGCGTGAAGAAACAGAGAGGAAGCAACGCGAGCAGGAGGAAAAAAGGAAACGTCTTGAAGAGGTCGAAAAGAAGAGGCAGTCCATGATGAAGGGTTCTAGCG agGATGGTGTCAAGAAGTTTGGCTCCAAGGGAGGTGATAAG CTTTCAAACATCCAGGCGGCCAAGGGCGAGCTGGGCAAGACCCGCGAGCAGCTGGCCGAGGAGAAGAAAATTGCTCTCTCCATTCGCGTAAAACCCCTCAACGTTGATGGTATCGGAGCTAGCAGCCTCCGCGGCAAGGCTGACGAAATGTGGAACCTCATCGTCAAACTTGAGACAGAGAAGTACGACATGGAGGAGAGGATGAAGAGACAGGACTACGAC CTCAAGGAACTCAGAGAGAGACAGAAGCAACAACTCAGGCATAAAGCCTTAAAAAGAGGCCTTGATCCCGA GGCGCTCACTGGCAAACATCCG CCCAAGATCCAGACCGCCTCCAAATTCGAGAGGCGCACAGACAGGAGAACCTACGATGACAAAAAGCAACTGTTTGAAGGC GGAATTATTGAAATGACAAAGGAAGAGCGAGAGAGGAAATGGGCCGAGCTTAGAACTCAGTTCGATGCCCGAGCGAAGG CTAAGCTGCCAAAATGGTTCGGTGAGCGaccaggcaagaaggctggcgaaCCCGAGACCCCAGCCGAGGAAGAAGAGGAGCTGGAGCCCCCTCCACCCCCAGAGCCTGAAgttgaagaggaagaagaggaagaggaagaggaggaggaggaggaggaggaagaggaagaagagtga